The Meiothermus sp. genome segment CCCCACGCGCTGTTCCCGGCGCCACATGGTGGGGCGCAGGTACAGGGCACCGGTGGTGGCATCGGCCTCGGTCGCGGTCCAACCTATGCTCTTGGGCAGCCAGCGCTCCAGCGCAGCCGGCAGTTTGTATTTTTCGACCAGAAGCCGGGTGGCCTGACGCACCAGCCGCACCGGGGTCTTGACCCCCAGGGCCTCGGCCAGCAGGCTTAAAGCCGCCACTGCACCGTCGGCCTCGCCGTTGTTGATGCCGGCGGGCTCGAGAGGCAGTACCCGGCCCTCGAGGTTCAGGGTGTGTCCCCGCTTTTCGTAGGCGGTCTGGTTGGGCAGCACCACGTCGGCGTACTTCTCGGCCAGGGGGTGCCGGTGGGTCAGGTGCAGGATGCGGAAGGCAGGCGCCTTGAGCTGGGCCTCGGTGGGCAGGTAGGCGTAGTAGACCGCCCTGGGCCCCGGCTCGATCCAGCCCGCACCCCCTTTGCCCGGAAACAGCCCCAGCGCTTCCAGCCCCCGGGCGTTAGCAGCCGGCGTCATGCACATCACCCGGGCGCCGCTGCGCTCGGCGAGCTGCCTGGCTTTTATGGCTGCCTCGGGCTGGTTGAGCACCCCCGCGCCCAGCACCAACACCACCCGCTGGCTGGCCGCCAGGCGCGCCTTGACCCAGGCCAGCGGTTCCCCTAAACCAGCCGGGGCTTCGGCTTCGCCCAGCAGGGCCGCCAGCAAGGCCGCCTCGGCCCCCGGCGCATGCACGGCGCTGGCCCCGGCCCACCGGGCGGTGGGGGTGGGATAGGCGCTAAAGAGGGCCAGTTTGTGGTTCAGGCGGGGCATCCGCTCCTTGATGTTGAGGTCGGCAAAGGGTGTGCCGTGGCTAAGTTTGGCGGCAGGCTTGAGGCCCCGGATGTACTCGGAGAGCCGCAGGTGCAGGGTGGGGGCCTCTTCGGTGGGCTCACCCAGCACCAGCACAAACTCGGCGTCCAGTAGCTCCTCGAAGCTCGCGGGTGCAAACACCGTGACAGGATAGGCGGTGCGGCCCTGGAAGTCGCGGTGCGCCGTGCCTAATGCTGCGGTGAGCTCGAGGGCCGCCAGGCCTTCCTCGAGGGTGCTGTTCCCCGCCAGGTAAACACCCACATCGGACTTGGCAACACCGTCCAGGCCTTGCCGGATGGCCTTCAGGGCCTCATCCCAGGTGGCCTCTACCAGCTTCCCGTCTTTGCGTACCAGGGGCGTGTGCACCCGGTTCTCGTTGACCCATTGGTGTCCGAAGCGGGCCGCATCCGAGATCCAGACCTCGTTCACCTCGCGGCGCTCGGCGGCCCGAATGCGCTCGAGGAGACCGCTGCGGGCATCCACCACGATGGCCGCTCCGCAGGCATCGTCCATCGAGGTGGTCTCGGTGGAGTCATACTCCCAGTTGCGGGCTCTAAAACGCGCGGTCTGGTCGAGCAAAGCCCCTACCGGGCAGATGTCCACGATATTGCCGGTAAAGTTGGAAGGCAGCCCCTCGTCCTCGCTGTTGATGAAGGTATGTACCCCCCGCTCGATGAAGTCGAGTACTTCATCGCCCGGAATCTCCTCGAAGTAGCGCACGCAGCGCTTGCAGTGGATGCAGCGCTCGCGGTCGAGCACAATGAAGGGCGAAAGGGTATGGTGCTTATCCACATGTCGCCGGGTCATCTCGAACCGGGTGTATAGAGGCAGTTCCATGGGGTCGGGCTGGTAGAACTTTTCCACCAGGCCGTACTCGTAGCTGCGGTCTTGTAGCTCGCAGGCCCCACCCTTGTCGCAGGTGGGGCAGTCGAGCGGGTGGTTGAAGAGCGTGAGTTCGACCATCCCCGACTGAGCGTGTTTCACCTCGTCGGAAAGGGTATCTATCACCATGCCATCGCTCACCGCGGTGATGCAGGCCGCAGCGAGCTTGGGCATCCAGAAAATCTTGGGCTGACCATTTTCCAGAATGAACTGTCCGTCCGGCCCCTTGCGCGGGCTACCGGTCTTGACCAGACACATCCGGCAGGCCCCAATGGGCGAAAGGTGCTTTTCAGCACAGAAGAGGGGCACATCGTAGCCCGCATGGAAGATGGCGTCCATGACCGAGGTGCCGCCGGGCACCTCGACGGTTCTATCGTTGACGGTTACTCTCACCATGCGATCCATCACCCCCAGCGGCTTCCAAAGCGTTCGACGGGCTTGCTGTTTTCAACCGCATCCACAAACTGGTGGCGGAAGTGTTTGAGGCTGCCCCGCACCGGCCAGCAGGCCGCATCGGCCAGCGCACAGAAACTGCGGCCCTCAATCTGATCAAGCAGGCTTTCCAGTAGCTCAACATCGCCCTTCTGACCCTGTCCCGTTCCAATCTTCTCGAAGAGGCCAACCATCCAGCCCGAGACCCCCTCGCGGCAGGGGGTACACTTACCGCAGGATTCGTGCCCGTAAAAGCGGGTCACGTTCCACATGGCATCCACCATACTCATGCTAGCCGGAATGCCGATCACCCCCCCGGTACCCAGGAGCGAGCCCTTGGCGCTGATGGACTCGTAGTCCATGGGGGTATCCAGGATTTCGTCGGTCCAGGGTAACGGCGGACAGGACGAACCCCCCGGGATGATGGCCTGGATGGGCTCGGTGGGGCCGCCAGCCCAGTCGAAAAGCAACTCGCGGAAGGTGGTGCCCAGGGGTAGCTCATACACGCCGGGGCGCTTGAAAGGGCCGCTCACCTGAAAGAGTTTGTGGCCTTTGGATTTTTCGGTGCCCATGCTGGCAAACCAGTCGGCCCCGCGCAGGGTAATGTGCACCACCGAGCAAAGCGACTCCACGTTGTTGATGGTGGTAGGCATTCCCCACAGGCCCGCCTGGGCCGGGAAAGGCGGTTTCATGCGGGGGTTGGCCCGCAGGCCCTCGAGGGAGTTCATCAGGGCGGTCTCCTCGCCGCAGATGTAGGCCCCGGCCCCCCGGTGCACATAGAGGTCAAAGCTGAAGCCGGTGCCCATAATGTTCTGGCCCAGATAGCCTGCCGCATAGGCTTCCTGAATGGCCGACATCAGCCGGTCATAGGCCCTGCGGTACTCACCCCTGATGTAGATATAGCCCTTGCTGGCCTGGATGCCCACGCCCGCAATGAGCATGCCCTCGATGAGCTGGTGGGGGTCGTCCTCCATCAGGTAGCGGTCTTTGAAGGAACCCGGCTCAGACTCATCGGCGTTGCAGACGATGTAATGCTGCTTGCCGGTGTTTTTGGGCATGAAGCTCCACTTGAGCCCGGTGGGGAAACCCGCGCCCCCGCGCCCGCGTAGCCCGGACTTCTTGACCTCCTCGATCACCCAGTCCTGGCCTTGCTGGATGGCCTTGCGAATGGCCTGGTAGCCACCGTGGGCTAGGTAGTAGTCCAGGGTCCAGGAGCCGGGCTGGCCCACATGCATATATAAGGTCTTCTCGAAGCGGGGGTCTTTCCCGCTCACGATGGGCCCGCTCATACGCCCACCTCCTCTCCGCGCACGTGTACCTCGTGCCCCACCTTACCCGGCAGCACGATTTCCTCCAGGCGCTTGCCTTCCCGTAAACCCCGCAAAAGTGCATGCAGACGAGCTTTGGTCACGCATTCGACATAGG includes the following:
- a CDS encoding molybdopterin-dependent oxidoreductase; amino-acid sequence: MVRVTVNDRTVEVPGGTSVMDAIFHAGYDVPLFCAEKHLSPIGACRMCLVKTGSPRKGPDGQFILENGQPKIFWMPKLAAACITAVSDGMVIDTLSDEVKHAQSGMVELTLFNHPLDCPTCDKGGACELQDRSYEYGLVEKFYQPDPMELPLYTRFEMTRRHVDKHHTLSPFIVLDRERCIHCKRCVRYFEEIPGDEVLDFIERGVHTFINSEDEGLPSNFTGNIVDICPVGALLDQTARFRARNWEYDSTETTSMDDACGAAIVVDARSGLLERIRAAERREVNEVWISDAARFGHQWVNENRVHTPLVRKDGKLVEATWDEALKAIRQGLDGVAKSDVGVYLAGNSTLEEGLAALELTAALGTAHRDFQGRTAYPVTVFAPASFEELLDAEFVLVLGEPTEEAPTLHLRLSEYIRGLKPAAKLSHGTPFADLNIKERMPRLNHKLALFSAYPTPTARWAGASAVHAPGAEAALLAALLGEAEAPAGLGEPLAWVKARLAASQRVVLVLGAGVLNQPEAAIKARQLAERSGARVMCMTPAANARGLEALGLFPGKGGAGWIEPGPRAVYYAYLPTEAQLKAPAFRILHLTHRHPLAEKYADVVLPNQTAYEKRGHTLNLEGRVLPLEPAGINNGEADGAVAALSLLAEALGVKTPVRLVRQATRLLVEKYKLPAALERWLPKSIGWTATEADATTGALYLRPTMWRREQRVGAVARVVEIKLEMSPATARSQGLAEGYLVELALPEGVERLEVRTVAGLPDGVMYVPALGAWAGRRVEAKILVGGEA
- the nuoF gene encoding NADH-quinone oxidoreductase subunit NuoF, encoding MSGPIVSGKDPRFEKTLYMHVGQPGSWTLDYYLAHGGYQAIRKAIQQGQDWVIEEVKKSGLRGRGGAGFPTGLKWSFMPKNTGKQHYIVCNADESEPGSFKDRYLMEDDPHQLIEGMLIAGVGIQASKGYIYIRGEYRRAYDRLMSAIQEAYAAGYLGQNIMGTGFSFDLYVHRGAGAYICGEETALMNSLEGLRANPRMKPPFPAQAGLWGMPTTINNVESLCSVVHITLRGADWFASMGTEKSKGHKLFQVSGPFKRPGVYELPLGTTFRELLFDWAGGPTEPIQAIIPGGSSCPPLPWTDEILDTPMDYESISAKGSLLGTGGVIGIPASMSMVDAMWNVTRFYGHESCGKCTPCREGVSGWMVGLFEKIGTGQGQKGDVELLESLLDQIEGRSFCALADAACWPVRGSLKHFRHQFVDAVENSKPVERFGSRWG